The Deltaproteobacteria bacterium genome includes the window CAAGCTTGGCGGAGAAGCCCGCGATGGAAGCGGCGACGAACGCCTCGGCGTCGCTGCGCTCGAGCTCAGCGATGGAGAGCTCGGCGGAGCGATCGGGCTGCGGCGCAGCGGCGGCGAGATCGATCGCGTAGGTGTTCGTGAAGGAGTCGACGGCGTAGCCACGCGCAGCGAGCAGAGCGAAGCTGCGCCGATCCGCACAAGGGCAAAGGTCGATCTCCAGCGCGGTCGATCGTTCGGCGAAGCGCCGCTCCAGCTCCGCGAGCGCCGCGTCAGTGAGCGGCTCGTCGATGCCGGCCGCCGTCACACGATTCAGCTTGTGACCGAGCTCCGGAGCGCTCAGAACGGCGATGCCTCCGGCGAACGGCAGCAGCTGCGCTCCCGCTTCGGGCCGAAGCTCCGCGAAGGCGCGCAGCTGAGCCGCGATGTGCTCGGCCTCCGCCTGCTCGCAGACCCGCGCCAGCTGGTCGGTGGAGAGGCCCATCGGCGCTTCGCCCTACTTCGCCGCTCGATCCGCCGCGCGCCACAGGTACCAGGCGGCGGCGCTGCGGTACGGCGCCCAGCGCTCGCCGAGTTTCGCGAGCTCCTTCGGCGCGGGAAGCGCGCGCTTGCGGTACGCGACCGCGTAGCCCTTGCGCACGCCGTAGTCGTCGACGGGCAGCACGTCGGGGCGGCCGAGCCGGAAGATCAGCAGCATCTCGACGGTCCAGCGGCCGATGCCGCGCACGCGCGTGAGCCTCTCGATCAGCGCCTCGTCGTCGATCTCGCGGGCTTCGTCGAGCGTCGGGATCTCGCCCGCCCTCGCGTGCCGCGCCAGGTCGCGAAGCGCAGCGAGCTTCGCGCGAGAGAGACCGGCCCCGCGAAGCTTGGCGTCGCTGCAGCGCAGGATCTGCTCGGCGCTCGGCCCGTGCTGCGCGCGCGGGAACAGAGCGCAGACGCGCGCGTGGATGGTCTGCGCGGCGCGGCCGCTCAGCTGCTGGTGGACGATCGCCTCGGCGAGCGCGCCGAACAGGCTCGCGGTGGTCTTCTGCGAGAGCCCGAGCGGCCCGACCGAGTCGATCAGCCGCGCGAGCGTCGCGTCCACCGCGCGCAGGTGCGCGACCGCCGCGTCGGGCTCGTAGCCGAGCGGGGCGGCGCCCGCACGCGCGCCCTCGAGCGAGAGAATCCGCAGCTTCGTGACCGCTCCGCCGCTCGCCGTGAACCCGCCGAGCTTCCCGTTCGCGGAGAGCACGCGGTGACACGGCACCACGATCGGGAAGGGGTTGCACGCCAGCGCGGCGCCGACCGCGCGCGCGGCGCCGGGCGAGCCGAGCCGCGCGGCGAGCTCGCCGTAGGCGATCGTCTGGCCCGCGGCGACTCCGCG containing:
- a CDS encoding methylated-DNA--[protein]-cysteine S-methyltransferase yields the protein MGGIGFALFETPLGPCGVAWGTRGVVGVQLPEGSEARTRAQLRKRFPESADADPPSEVESAIAAIGAMLRGEPADLSSIALDMDTVPEFRRRVYEAARGVAAGQTIAYGELAARLGSPGAARAVGAALACNPFPIVVPCHRVLSANGKLGGFTASGGAVTKLRILSLEGARAGAAPLGYEPDAAVAHLRAVDATLARLIDSVGPLGLSQKTTASLFGALAEAIVHQQLSGRAAQTIHARVCALFPRAQHGPSAEQILRCSDAKLRGAGLSRAKLAALRDLARHARAGEIPTLDEAREIDDEALIERLTRVRGIGRWTVEMLLIFRLGRPDVLPVDDYGVRKGYAVAYRKRALPAPKELAKLGERWAPYRSAAAWYLWRAADRAAK